In Halarcobacter bivalviorum, a genomic segment contains:
- a CDS encoding beta-ketoacyl-ACP synthase III codes for MAYAAFRSIGAYIPPKIMTNFDFEKIIDTTDEWITKRTGIKERRVSEENEASSDLGARAAQVAIDRANIAKEDIDLVICATVTPDYLCMPSTACLIASKLDLPPVQAMDISAACTGFVYAVSLAKAYIESGMKKNVLIIGAEKYTSILDYTDRTTCFIFGDGAGAAIISATDKKEEAIVDVNCSSDGNYDDLIKTAGGGSKHPCSQEVLDNKMACIRMKGNETFKLAVKTLTSDVKVMMEKHGLTNEDITHFIPHQANYRIIKAVGDALGLNEEQTVVTVDKYGNTSAASIPMAMNYAYEQGKIKAGDKILFDAFGAGLTWGSALFPFSPKQ; via the coding sequence ATGGCTTATGCAGCGTTTAGATCAATTGGAGCTTATATCCCTCCTAAAATTATGACTAATTTTGATTTTGAAAAAATCATTGATACAACAGATGAATGGATTACAAAAAGAACAGGTATTAAAGAAAGAAGAGTATCAGAAGAGAATGAAGCCTCATCTGACTTAGGTGCAAGAGCAGCACAAGTTGCTATTGATAGAGCTAATATTGCAAAAGAAGATATTGATTTAGTTATTTGTGCAACAGTAACTCCTGATTATCTTTGTATGCCTTCAACAGCTTGTTTAATTGCATCAAAACTTGATTTACCACCAGTTCAAGCTATGGATATTAGTGCCGCATGTACAGGATTTGTATACGCAGTATCTTTAGCAAAAGCATACATTGAATCTGGTATGAAAAAGAATGTACTAATTATTGGTGCAGAAAAGTATACTTCAATTTTAGATTATACAGATAGAACTACTTGTTTTATTTTTGGAGATGGAGCTGGTGCAGCAATTATTTCTGCAACAGATAAAAAAGAAGAAGCTATAGTTGATGTGAACTGCTCAAGTGATGGAAACTATGATGACTTAATTAAAACTGCTGGGGGAGGAAGTAAACACCCTTGCTCACAAGAAGTTTTAGATAATAAGATGGCTTGTATTAGAATGAAAGGAAATGAAACTTTCAAACTTGCAGTTAAAACATTAACTTCTGATGTAAAAGTTATGATGGAAAAACATGGCTTAACAAATGAAGATATCACACACTTTATCCCTCATCAAGCAAACTACAGAATTATTAAAGCTGTAGGTGATGCTTTAGGCTTAAATGAAGAACAAACAGTAGTTACTGTAGATAAATATGGTAATACTTCAGCAGCTTCAATTCCTATGGCAATGAATTATGCTTATGAACAAGGAAAAATCAAAGCAGGAGATAAAATCCTATTTGATGCTTTTGGAGCTGGACTTACTTGGGGATCTGCACTTTTCCCTTTCTCACCAAAACAATAA
- a CDS encoding YceD family protein, which yields MKIEFRKVPQSPKIFSAEHNSVKIEGTFCKISPSLVKVDSTISGKTTVQCARCGEDDTVTLEEEFNFLISDGIFKNDSSESEDLVIEVDDNIIDFDEIIQSEISSIYSDYHICNNCTESDLVDKEY from the coding sequence ATGAAAATAGAATTTAGAAAAGTACCACAAAGCCCTAAAATTTTTAGTGCTGAACACAATTCAGTTAAAATTGAAGGTACTTTTTGTAAAATATCGCCATCTTTAGTCAAAGTAGACAGCACTATTAGTGGAAAAACTACAGTTCAATGTGCAAGATGCGGTGAAGATGATACTGTTACTTTAGAGGAAGAGTTTAATTTCTTGATAAGTGATGGTATTTTCAAAAACGATTCCTCTGAGTCAGAAGACTTAGTTATAGAAGTAGATGATAATATTATTGATTTTGATGAAATTATTCAAAGTGAAATATCATCTATATATAGTGACTATCACATCTGTAATAATTGTACAGAGAGTGATTTAGTTGATAAAGAATATTAA
- a CDS encoding AzlC family ABC transporter permease, with protein sequence MKLEREIKTAFKISIPVMMGYSVLGFAFGLLLVSFEYPWYLAPLMSLFIYAGALQFVAINFFNAKAGFVDIAIASWFVNLRQSFYGLSLLKRFKKTGKLKPYLIFGLTDETYALLTTIKDDEQLKKKWYYFFLTAFNQFYWFTGATLGAIVGSNVEFNTAGLEFSLTALFVVLCIEQYKNLKNPIPFAIGTISSIIALAFVPSDKMLIVTISLALVLLFFFRQRLNDE encoded by the coding sequence TTGAAATTAGAAAGAGAAATAAAGACTGCATTTAAAATTTCTATCCCTGTTATGATGGGATACTCTGTTTTAGGTTTTGCCTTTGGATTATTATTAGTATCTTTTGAATATCCTTGGTATTTAGCTCCTTTAATGAGTCTTTTTATTTATGCAGGGGCTTTACAATTTGTTGCAATTAATTTTTTTAATGCTAAAGCAGGTTTTGTAGATATTGCAATCGCTTCTTGGTTTGTAAATTTAAGACAATCTTTTTATGGTTTATCTTTATTAAAAAGATTTAAAAAAACAGGAAAGTTAAAACCCTATTTAATCTTTGGCTTAACAGATGAAACTTATGCACTTCTTACCACAATAAAAGATGATGAACAACTAAAAAAAAAGTGGTACTACTTTTTTTTAACAGCTTTTAACCAATTCTATTGGTTTACAGGAGCAACTTTAGGAGCAATAGTTGGTTCAAATGTTGAATTCAATACAGCAGGTTTAGAATTTTCTTTAACAGCACTATTTGTTGTATTATGTATAGAACAGTATAAAAACTTGAAAAATCCAATTCCTTTTGCTATTGGAACTATTTCTTCTATTATAGCCTTAGCTTTTGTTCCAAGTGATAAAATGCTTATAGTTACTATTTCATTGGCTTTAGTTTTACTTTTCTTTTTTAGGCAGAGGTTAAATGATGAGTAG
- a CDS encoding peroxiredoxin, with protein MLVTKKAPDFTATAVLADGSIVEDFNLYDNIGEKGAVLFFYPLDFTFVCPSEIIAFSKRIEEFTSRGINVIGVSVDSQFSHFAWRETPVENGGIGRIKYPLVADLSKQISKDYDVLFGESVALRGSFLIDKDGTVRHAVINDLPLGRNIDEMIRMVDTMLFTNEHGEVCPAGWTKGDEGMKANKDGVAEYLAKHEGDL; from the coding sequence ATGTTAGTTACAAAAAAAGCTCCAGATTTCACAGCTACAGCAGTACTTGCTGATGGTTCAATTGTTGAAGATTTTAACCTTTATGATAACATCGGTGAGAAAGGTGCGGTATTATTTTTCTATCCATTAGATTTTACATTCGTTTGTCCTTCAGAAATTATCGCATTCTCTAAAAGAATTGAAGAATTTACTTCAAGAGGTATCAATGTAATTGGTGTTTCTGTAGATTCTCAATTTTCTCACTTCGCATGGAGAGAGACTCCAGTTGAAAATGGTGGAATTGGAAGAATTAAATATCCATTAGTTGCAGACTTAAGCAAACAAATTTCTAAAGATTATGATGTATTATTCGGAGAGTCTGTTGCATTAAGAGGATCTTTCTTAATTGATAAAGATGGAACTGTAAGACACGCTGTAATCAATGACTTACCATTAGGAAGAAACATTGATGAAATGATTAGAATGGTAGATACAATGTTATTTACAAATGAACATGGTGAAGTTTGTCCTGCAGGATGGACTAAAGGTGATGAGGGTATGAAAGCAAACAAAGATGGTGTTGCTGAATATCTTGCTAAACACGAAGGTGACTTATAA
- a CDS encoding aminodeoxychorismate synthase component I, translating into MNKNLQSILNKYGSLKEPFFFTISYDLSQFYIKPLEELPSDIKFEINEKISSKLSHKESLVKTPISFDKYKKSFETLQNHIKEGNSYILNLTAKTRIETKFSLDEIYEKANAKYKLKFFDKFVCFSPEKFVEIKKNKIATYPMKGTIDSSIENASAKILGNIKEMAEHTMVVDLLRNDLGIVANKIKVEKFRYIDKINAGDKKLLQVSSKISGQLDENWHAKIGDILTALLPAGSITGTPKKKTVEILKENENYDRGFYTGIFGVYDGNSLNSCVMIRFIEKDEEGNLYYKSGGGITCDSNVEDEYKELIDKVYLPF; encoded by the coding sequence TTGAATAAAAACCTACAAAGTATACTAAATAAATATGGCTCTTTAAAAGAGCCATTTTTTTTTACAATATCTTATGATTTATCACAATTTTATATAAAACCCTTAGAAGAACTTCCTAGTGATATAAAATTTGAGATAAATGAAAAAATATCTTCAAAACTTTCACACAAAGAAAGCTTAGTAAAAACTCCAATTTCTTTTGATAAATATAAGAAAAGTTTTGAAACTTTACAAAATCATATAAAAGAAGGTAATTCATATATTTTAAATCTAACTGCAAAAACAAGGATTGAAACAAAATTTAGTTTAGATGAGATATATGAAAAAGCAAATGCAAAATATAAATTAAAATTTTTTGATAAATTTGTCTGTTTCTCTCCTGAAAAATTTGTAGAGATAAAAAAGAATAAGATAGCAACTTACCCTATGAAAGGGACAATTGATAGTAGTATTGAAAATGCAAGTGCCAAGATTTTAGGAAATATAAAAGAGATGGCAGAACATACTATGGTTGTAGATTTACTTAGAAATGATTTAGGAATTGTGGCAAATAAAATTAAAGTAGAGAAGTTTAGATATATTGATAAAATAAATGCAGGAGATAAAAAACTTCTACAAGTAAGCTCTAAAATCTCAGGTCAATTAGATGAAAATTGGCATGCTAAAATAGGGGATATTTTAACTGCACTTTTACCTGCTGGTTCTATAACTGGAACACCAAAGAAAAAAACTGTTGAAATACTAAAAGAGAATGAAAATTATGATAGAGGTTTTTATACTGGTATTTTTGGAGTTTATGATGGAAATTCTTTAAACTCTTGTGTGATGATAAGATTTATTGAAAAAGATGAAGAAGGAAACCTTTATTATAAAAGCGGTGGAGGAATTACTTGTGATTCAAATGTTGAAGATGAATATAAAGAACTTATTGACAAAGTCTACTTACCTTTTTAA
- the ndk gene encoding nucleoside-diphosphate kinase has protein sequence MEQTLSIIKPDAVAKNVVGKILDRFESNGLRIAATKKVQLSKADAEAFYAVHAERPFFGELVEFMISGPVVVSVLEGENAMAKNRDLMGATNPKEAAAGTIRADFADSIDANAVHGSDSLENAAIEIKFFFSDREIC, from the coding sequence ATGGAACAAACGTTATCAATCATTAAACCTGATGCAGTAGCAAAAAACGTTGTTGGTAAAATCTTAGACAGATTTGAATCAAACGGATTAAGAATTGCTGCAACTAAAAAAGTACAGTTATCAAAAGCTGATGCAGAAGCATTCTACGCAGTTCACGCAGAAAGACCTTTCTTTGGTGAATTAGTTGAATTCATGATTTCTGGACCAGTTGTAGTTTCTGTTTTAGAAGGTGAAAATGCAATGGCTAAAAATAGAGACTTAATGGGTGCTACAAACCCTAAAGAAGCAGCTGCTGGAACAATCAGAGCTGATTTTGCTGACTCAATTGATGCAAATGCAGTTCACGGTTCAGATTCATTAGAAAATGCAGCAATCGAAATTAAATTTTTCTTCTCAGATAGAGAAATTTGTTAA
- a CDS encoding GGDEF domain-containing protein, which translates to MTKKITENFEIFPWNENLEIGIEQIDKEHRVLINLLNKLANSLTQERNIEIEETFNELAKYAEYHFKSEEKIWKEYIVNKELLEEHYKSHESFLPKVLELKEKNQDKSYNEVIEEILLFLIRWLAFHIVDEDKRFALIIKSLEDGKNIKEAIYETESMMSGSMKNLIETILSMYDKLSIKTINLIRERKARLRAERELKKINKKLEELSRTDQLTKIYNRRYFDEQFNLELKESIKNQKLLTVLIFDIDYFKKLNDTYGHAKGDEALKKVSKTLKNLCIEHEITIYRVGGEEFTILFSNKNEKEVLALILKIQTLIKELKIPNKGSHISDFVTISGGLISIIPTKENSIDSIMRLADERLYKAKRTGRNKIITI; encoded by the coding sequence TTGACTAAAAAAATTACTGAGAATTTCGAGATATTTCCATGGAATGAGAACCTTGAAATTGGGATTGAACAAATTGATAAAGAGCATAGAGTATTAATAAATCTTCTTAATAAACTTGCAAATAGTCTTACTCAAGAAAGAAATATTGAGATTGAAGAGACTTTTAATGAACTTGCAAAATATGCAGAATATCACTTTAAAAGTGAAGAAAAAATCTGGAAAGAGTATATTGTAAATAAAGAGCTTCTTGAAGAACATTACAAAAGTCATGAATCTTTTTTACCTAAAGTTTTAGAACTAAAAGAAAAAAATCAAGATAAAAGTTATAATGAAGTTATTGAAGAGATTTTACTATTTTTAATTAGATGGCTGGCTTTTCATATAGTTGATGAAGATAAAAGATTTGCACTTATCATAAAGTCTTTAGAAGATGGTAAAAATATAAAAGAAGCTATTTATGAAACAGAAAGTATGATGAGTGGTTCGATGAAGAATCTTATAGAGACTATACTTTCAATGTATGATAAACTATCTATTAAAACTATAAATTTAATTAGAGAAAGAAAAGCTAGATTAAGAGCAGAGAGAGAACTAAAAAAGATTAATAAAAAACTTGAAGAGTTGTCAAGGACTGATCAGCTAACAAAAATATATAATAGAAGATATTTTGATGAACAATTTAATTTAGAACTAAAAGAGTCTATAAAAAATCAAAAACTACTTACTGTATTAATATTTGATATAGATTATTTTAAAAAGTTAAATGATACTTATGGACATGCTAAAGGAGATGAAGCATTAAAGAAAGTATCTAAAACTTTAAAAAACTTATGTATAGAACATGAAATCACTATTTATAGAGTGGGTGGAGAAGAGTTTACTATTTTATTTTCTAATAAAAATGAAAAGGAAGTCTTAGCATTAATTTTAAAGATTCAAACTTTAATAAAAGAACTAAAAATACCTAATAAAGGAAGCCATATCTCTGATTTTGTGACAATTTCAGGAGGGTTAATTAGTATCATTCCAACAAAAGAAAATAGTATTGATTCAATTATGAGATTAGCGGATGAAAGACTTTATAAAGCCAAAAGAACAGGAAGAAATAAAATTATAACAATATAA
- a CDS encoding branched-chain amino acid transporter permease, which yields MSSMELYIAIAIMALVNFLTRVFPFIFFAKRDLPQSLNFIEKFFPATIMTILVFYTLKDINFSLYPYGIKELAGIFFTAVLHLVLKNYLISIFLGTIFYMALVQYL from the coding sequence ATGAGTAGTATGGAACTTTATATTGCTATTGCAATTATGGCATTGGTAAACTTTTTAACAAGAGTTTTTCCTTTTATCTTTTTTGCAAAAAGAGATTTACCACAATCATTAAATTTTATAGAGAAGTTTTTCCCTGCAACCATAATGACAATCTTGGTATTTTATACACTAAAAGATATAAATTTTTCTTTATACCCTTATGGTATAAAAGAGTTAGCAGGAATATTTTTTACAGCAGTTTTACACCTAGTTCTTAAGAATTATTTGATTTCAATTTTCTTAGGAACTATATTTTATATGGCTTTAGTACAATATCTTTAA
- a CDS encoding aminotransferase class IV family protein, translating into MNKNIFFETIKCDDYEVFNLTFHEDRVAKTIAKNLNLQDYIYPPSNELSRCKVVYDESSILSVDFFPYKKREINTFRIIEVAELEYSKKYFDRTELELLFNKRESCDEIIIIKNGLVTDTSIANIAIFDGDNWITPKKPLLAGTTRARLLKNAELIEKDITLEMLLNSKKLALMNAMIDFDEIQNYSFSYK; encoded by the coding sequence TTGAATAAAAATATATTTTTTGAAACAATTAAATGTGATGACTATGAAGTTTTTAATTTAACTTTCCATGAAGACAGAGTTGCTAAAACAATAGCAAAAAACTTAAACTTACAAGACTATATTTATCCTCCTTCAAATGAACTTTCAAGATGTAAAGTTGTTTATGATGAAAGTTCAATTTTAAGTGTAGATTTTTTCCCTTATAAAAAAAGAGAGATTAATACTTTTAGGATAATCGAAGTAGCTGAGTTAGAGTATTCAAAAAAATATTTTGATAGAACAGAATTAGAGTTATTATTTAATAAAAGAGAGTCTTGTGATGAAATTATTATTATAAAAAATGGTTTAGTTACAGATACCTCAATTGCAAATATCGCTATTTTTGATGGAGATAATTGGATTACACCTAAAAAACCACTTTTAGCAGGAACTACAAGAGCGAGATTACTTAAAAATGCAGAATTAATTGAGAAAGATATTACCCTTGAAATGCTTTTAAATTCTAAAAAACTAGCATTAATGAACGCAATGATTGATTTTGATGAAATTCAAAACTATAGTTTTTCCTATAAATAA
- the plsX gene encoding phosphate acyltransferase PlsX translates to MLKIAIDAMGGDFGPQPIIDGLIAALKLNNNFTAIAVGDKTQLENLIPSYLLNRVEIIHTDDVISMSDSATDALKRKESTIYKAIDLVKTGEADAVVSAGHSGASMSLATLRIGRIKGVTRPAIATLMPTSENQNTLVLDVGANVDCDAKNLFEFAVMGQVYARDVLQIDEPLVGLLSNGEEESKGNEVTKEAFKLISKIPNFAGNVEGSDVFKGSVDVVVCDGFIGNILLKTAEGVADTIGKIIKKNLKRSLISIAGAVLMRKVFKNLKVRVDYAEYGGAPLLGVKAPVIIAHGKSNPKAIQNAIFQAINSASSNLNNDIEERLKRFSS, encoded by the coding sequence ATGCTAAAAATTGCTATTGATGCTATGGGTGGGGACTTTGGTCCTCAACCTATAATAGACGGTTTGATTGCCGCTCTAAAACTAAACAACAACTTTACTGCTATAGCAGTAGGTGATAAAACTCAACTTGAAAACTTAATCCCTTCATATTTATTAAATAGAGTAGAAATTATACATACTGATGATGTAATTAGTATGAGTGACTCTGCTACTGATGCATTAAAGAGAAAAGAATCTACAATTTATAAAGCTATTGATCTAGTAAAAACTGGAGAAGCTGATGCAGTAGTTTCTGCTGGTCACTCTGGTGCTTCAATGTCTTTAGCGACACTAAGAATTGGAAGAATTAAAGGTGTAACTAGACCTGCTATTGCAACATTAATGCCTACAAGTGAAAATCAAAATACATTAGTATTAGATGTTGGAGCTAATGTTGACTGTGATGCAAAAAATCTTTTTGAATTTGCAGTTATGGGTCAAGTTTATGCAAGAGATGTTCTACAAATTGATGAACCATTAGTTGGTTTATTAAGTAATGGAGAAGAAGAGAGTAAAGGTAACGAAGTTACTAAAGAGGCTTTTAAACTAATTTCAAAAATTCCTAACTTTGCAGGAAATGTTGAAGGTAGTGATGTATTTAAAGGCTCAGTTGATGTAGTTGTTTGTGATGGATTTATTGGTAATATTTTATTAAAAACTGCAGAAGGTGTTGCAGATACTATTGGTAAAATTATTAAAAAGAATCTTAAAAGATCACTTATCTCAATTGCTGGTGCAGTATTAATGAGAAAGGTGTTCAAAAACTTAAAAGTTAGAGTAGACTATGCAGAATATGGTGGTGCACCATTATTAGGTGTAAAAGCTCCTGTAATTATTGCACATGGAAAATCAAACCCTAAAGCTATACAAAATGCTATTTTTCAAGCTATCAATAGTGCAAGTTCTAACTTAAACAACGATATTGAAGAGAGATTAAAGAGATTTAGCTCTTAA
- the rpmF gene encoding 50S ribosomal protein L32 → MAVPKRRVSHTRAAKRRTHYKITLKRPVKDSDGTWKMPHMVNPNTGEYKN, encoded by the coding sequence ATGGCAGTACCTAAGAGAAGAGTATCTCATACTAGAGCAGCTAAGAGAAGAACTCACTATAAAATTACTTTAAAAAGACCAGTAAAAGATAGTGACGGAACTTGGAAAATGCCTCATATGGTTAACCCAAATACTGGTGAATATAAAAACTAA
- a CDS encoding Cj0069 family protein produces MRNTIFVIEYTKGSDKGFDGFRPDTKPILNAIEEVTDYKTEIVFYRPNRKYELLDYLKEKAVAVISRINPGNLKEVDEYFQFLKALGNSGVEVHTHPDVMINLDFKDILAKLKGTRLGDKDTYFYNTFTDFARKFPSDLDKYGIRVLKTNYGSTGEGVYLVSKKDDGSIFSVEAVNNEKFYYDNINEFLEKFESRFEEESEYAAYFKGKNGFVGCRYLERIAEGEVRVLLVNDKPISVVHKKPQEGEFSATLFSGAQYRYESPDEPKWKEVIKLTTKGLKDLKPFLKGQNYPLLWTMDYIMDYNEDGTDKYVLSEINCSCVGITTELHYAKEVAKVFETKKKKKK; encoded by the coding sequence ATGAGAAACACTATTTTTGTAATAGAGTACACAAAGGGTAGTGATAAAGGCTTTGATGGTTTTAGACCCGATACTAAACCAATTTTAAATGCAATTGAAGAGGTAACTGACTATAAAACAGAGATTGTTTTTTATAGACCAAATAGAAAATATGAACTACTTGACTATTTAAAAGAGAAAGCAGTAGCTGTTATAAGTAGAATCAATCCTGGTAACTTAAAAGAAGTTGATGAATATTTCCAATTTTTAAAGGCTTTAGGAAATTCAGGAGTTGAAGTACATACTCATCCAGATGTTATGATTAATCTTGATTTTAAAGATATTTTAGCCAAACTAAAAGGAACTAGACTAGGGGATAAGGATACTTATTTTTATAATACCTTTACTGATTTTGCAAGAAAGTTTCCCTCTGATTTAGACAAGTATGGAATTAGAGTTTTAAAAACAAACTATGGTTCTACAGGGGAGGGTGTATATTTAGTATCTAAAAAAGATGATGGTTCAATTTTCTCTGTTGAGGCCGTAAACAATGAGAAATTTTATTATGATAACATCAATGAATTTTTAGAAAAATTTGAATCAAGATTTGAAGAAGAATCAGAATATGCTGCATATTTCAAAGGTAAAAATGGTTTTGTAGGGTGTAGATATTTAGAAAGAATTGCTGAAGGTGAAGTTAGAGTTTTACTTGTAAATGATAAACCTATCTCTGTTGTACATAAAAAACCTCAAGAGGGTGAATTTTCTGCAACACTTTTTTCTGGAGCTCAATATAGATATGAATCACCAGATGAACCAAAATGGAAAGAAGTTATTAAACTTACTACAAAGGGTTTAAAAGATTTAAAACCTTTTTTAAAGGGTCAAAACTATCCACTTCTTTGGACTATGGATTATATTATGGATTATAATGAGGATGGAACAGATAAATATGTTTTATCTGAAATCAATTGCTCTTGCGTTGGTATTACAACAGAACTTCACTATGCAAAGGAAGTTGCAAAAGTTTTTGAAACAAAAAAGAAAAAGAAAAAATAG
- a CDS encoding 4Fe-4S dicluster domain-containing protein, translated as MAVKITDICINCDACLDECPTESIVDNDENPTGEDIYYVNPETCTECIGDNDEPACAEACPTEGCIVWDVREGASHPVRDGMTAGEPCVED; from the coding sequence ATGGCAGTTAAAATTACAGACATTTGTATTAATTGCGATGCATGTTTAGATGAATGTCCTACTGAATCAATTGTTGATAATGATGAAAATCCAACTGGAGAAGATATTTATTATGTAAACCCTGAAACATGTACTGAATGTATTGGGGACAATGATGAACCAGCATGTGCAGAAGCATGTCCAACTGAAGGTTGTATCGTATGGGATGTAAGAGAAGGTGCTTCTCACCCAGTTAGAGATGGTATGACTGCAGGTGAACCTTGCGTTGAAGATTAA